In the Holophagales bacterium genome, one interval contains:
- a CDS encoding nuclear transport factor 2 family protein, whose translation MTAKRLALLLASFTIAGCSSTSPQGPTAGLRQQVVETERAFARTMATRDHAAFVSFLSKEAVFFSGHTPLRGAEAVAAWWKRYYEGSAAPFSWEPEQVEVLDSGTLALSSGPVRDPAGTLVGTFTSIWRLENGRWRIVFDKGNEACPKAP comes from the coding sequence ATGACCGCGAAACGACTCGCCCTGCTTCTCGCCTCCTTCACGATTGCCGGTTGCTCCTCGACGTCACCGCAGGGGCCCACGGCCGGCCTTCGGCAGCAGGTCGTCGAGACCGAGCGGGCCTTCGCCCGGACGATGGCCACGCGCGACCACGCCGCGTTCGTCTCGTTCCTTTCGAAGGAGGCCGTCTTCTTCTCGGGGCACACGCCCCTGCGTGGCGCCGAGGCGGTGGCCGCGTGGTGGAAGCGTTACTACGAGGGCTCTGCCGCCCCGTTCTCGTGGGAGCCCGAACAGGTCGAGGTCCTCGACTCGGGGACGCTGGCCCTCAGTTCCGGCCCTGTCCGCGACCCGGCAGGAACACTCGTCGGCACGTTCACCTCGATCTGGCGGCTGGAGAACGGGCGCTGGCGCATCGTCTTCGACAAGGGTAACGAGGCCTGCCCGAAGGCGCCGTGA
- a CDS encoding aldo/keto reductase produces the protein MSEARLPESTRRPLGKLHAPVSPVGFGCYRVDDRVPRHREALRLALLSGVNLVDTSTNYGDGHSEILVGKVLKELAASGEVAREDVVVVTKAGYVQGQNLREAHERRKLGDPWREMTEYSRDCWHCISPEFLADQLSASLGRLAMPRVDLLLLHNPEYFLSDAEHRRMPLTEARDTFYDRIGRAFGQLEKEVAAGRIGAYGISSNTFVVPHDKADAVDLLRVLELAGPGFAAIQLPMNPVELGAREPIHTVDGRSVLDVAREHELAVLVNRPLNGFKQGQLHRFATVGAPFAPVPSPSADALARLRTAEEEFAQAFAPRLSVENGVAPPEELIAISPLLAEFEKRGLDLSTFREVWDDVVEPRRTELLAELREVFSRDADFRRWADGWDAAILDAASGVVERLAPREEARFAELSEIVTKTLHESLEGTLSQRTIKGLLDVPGVTSVLLGMRRPEYVRDAVRAFGG, from the coding sequence ATGAGCGAGGCCCGCCTCCCCGAGTCGACCCGTCGCCCCCTCGGCAAGCTCCACGCGCCCGTCTCCCCCGTCGGGTTCGGGTGCTACCGCGTCGACGACCGGGTGCCGCGGCACCGCGAGGCGCTCCGCCTCGCCCTCCTCTCGGGGGTGAACCTCGTCGACACGTCGACGAACTACGGCGACGGCCACAGCGAGATCCTCGTGGGGAAGGTGCTGAAGGAGCTGGCCGCCTCGGGCGAGGTGGCGCGTGAAGACGTGGTCGTCGTCACGAAGGCGGGATACGTCCAGGGGCAGAACCTGCGCGAAGCGCACGAGCGCCGGAAGCTGGGCGACCCCTGGCGCGAGATGACCGAGTATTCGCGCGACTGCTGGCACTGCATCTCCCCGGAGTTCCTCGCCGACCAGCTCTCGGCCTCGCTCGGGCGGCTCGCGATGCCGCGCGTGGACCTCCTCCTCCTGCACAACCCCGAGTACTTCCTCTCGGACGCCGAGCACCGGAGGATGCCGCTCACCGAGGCGCGCGACACGTTCTACGACCGGATCGGCCGCGCCTTCGGGCAGCTCGAGAAGGAGGTCGCCGCGGGCCGGATCGGCGCCTACGGCATCTCCTCGAACACGTTCGTCGTCCCGCACGACAAGGCCGACGCGGTCGACCTCCTCCGCGTCCTCGAGCTCGCCGGCCCCGGTTTCGCCGCGATCCAGCTCCCGATGAACCCGGTGGAGCTGGGCGCCCGCGAGCCGATCCACACGGTCGACGGCCGCAGCGTCCTCGACGTGGCCCGCGAGCACGAGCTCGCCGTCCTCGTGAACCGGCCGCTGAACGGGTTCAAGCAGGGTCAGCTCCACCGTTTCGCGACGGTCGGGGCGCCGTTCGCGCCCGTCCCCTCGCCGTCCGCCGACGCGCTCGCACGCCTCCGGACGGCAGAGGAGGAGTTCGCGCAGGCGTTCGCGCCCCGCCTCTCCGTCGAGAACGGCGTCGCGCCGCCGGAGGAGCTGATCGCGATCTCGCCGCTCCTGGCCGAGTTCGAGAAGCGCGGCCTCGACCTCTCGACCTTCCGCGAGGTCTGGGACGACGTCGTCGAGCCGCGGCGGACCGAGCTCCTCGCGGAGCTGCGGGAGGTCTTCTCCCGCGACGCCGACTTCCGCCGCTGGGCCGACGGGTGGGACGCGGCGATCCTCGACGCGGCTTCTGGGGTGGTGGAGCGGTTGGCGCCGAGGGAGGAAGCGCGATTCGCCGAGCTCTCCGAGATCGTCACGAAGACGCTCCACGAGTCGCTCGAGGGAACCCTCTCGCAGCGGACGATCAAGGGGCTCCTCGACGTGCCGGGCGTGACGAGCGTGCTGCTCGGGATGCGGCGGCCCGAGTACGTGCGGGACGCCGTGAGGGCGTTCGGGGGGTAG
- a CDS encoding DUF3592 domain-containing protein, translated as MLFILFIEFVGGFFAWIGLKGIVTTWVRRWTWLRVEGLVTGFEKSRARAPHSLYRPYYRYFVEGKKHVGVSDTGSAFKRYRVRGPIRLLVNPKSPGESMVLDLGTWLFSWGIFLVGLFPMAVGVWLAIEIFTGKGKVARKPGNLRDPFPRDSCQA; from the coding sequence ATGCTTTTCATCCTCTTCATCGAGTTCGTCGGCGGGTTCTTCGCCTGGATCGGCTTGAAGGGCATCGTGACGACCTGGGTCCGGCGCTGGACGTGGCTCCGGGTTGAGGGATTGGTCACCGGCTTCGAGAAGTCCCGAGCCCGGGCACCGCACTCGCTCTACCGCCCGTACTACCGCTACTTCGTCGAGGGAAAGAAGCACGTCGGCGTCTCGGACACGGGTTCGGCTTTCAAGCGGTACCGGGTCAGAGGTCCGATCCGGCTTCTCGTCAATCCGAAGAGCCCGGGAGAGTCGATGGTCCTCGATCTCGGAACCTGGCTGTTCTCGTGGGGGATCTTCCTGGTCGGACTGTTCCCGATGGCCGTTGGCGTCTGGCTCGCCATCGAGATCTTCACCGGGAAGGGGAAGGTAGCGCGAAAGCCAGGGAACCTCCGTGACCCGTTCCCCCGGGACTCGTGCCAGGCGTGA